From Myxococcus guangdongensis, the proteins below share one genomic window:
- a CDS encoding PilZ domain-containing protein, with product MQADTRDGTRGRESVLGYRVGTELTAIASFGDGDAPGRLVQLSLEHLTLHLDSRSLPSPGQAASVVLGQGERWATSLAAEVTEVRGGKPEVSLRFVSPPLDAGRRIVTVLEALRDNGLLLPPETRPVWKERIDRQERVLRICEALVGRQARGVARTPQGQKVPVTAVHFDVHNGRMGWRFEGPLPQGPFVLEAFGYSSVVHLEIHDAREEAGWVMMSVPTEVVRYRHRWLRRAPPSSPCTLSFDHPLWPQVHVRRPVLDLSYEGLAFMTEPGEDLLYPGLRQPVLEVAMEGMAPVRLRAEVRNISGTAVGRRCGMSVRPLDAEGARAWRALVEAQMHPSTRVEGDWGDATWKLFQGSGYFGLPGKSPEDFTEERPWFDATQERLEGRTRLGYRVVRPAGESLEATLSVVKPYEGTWMAHQLARQAIPGQRSSAREALRDIYLRGYEPTQVDPDVKWFIAYCEANVRWVRFTKFDFASWYEHTGQASLTPFRLMEAEVERDWDHPEDVDVAVPTEAEQARFFQEVERTRPVAYREALDLVPERFELSRARTKWGEAGLGRERELRVARVDGKAVAFAVMESAQPGLNLFNVLDGVRLVTLTDDALPETQRALLALLAHAAEWYRPRGRRVFVHYVESACVEYVERAALADLGEGKLWIISSALLPEFLEHLCEATTPRVA from the coding sequence ATGCAGGCGGACACACGGGACGGGACGCGCGGCCGGGAGTCGGTGCTCGGCTACCGGGTGGGGACGGAGCTGACCGCGATCGCCTCGTTCGGCGACGGTGACGCGCCGGGCCGCCTGGTGCAGCTCTCGCTCGAGCACCTGACACTGCATCTGGACTCAAGGTCCTTGCCGAGCCCCGGACAGGCCGCGTCGGTGGTGCTGGGCCAGGGTGAGCGCTGGGCCACGTCGCTCGCGGCGGAGGTGACGGAGGTGCGCGGCGGCAAGCCGGAGGTGAGCCTGCGCTTCGTGTCGCCGCCGCTCGACGCGGGCCGGCGCATCGTCACGGTGCTGGAGGCGCTGCGCGACAACGGCCTGCTCTTGCCGCCCGAGACGCGGCCCGTGTGGAAGGAGCGCATCGACCGCCAGGAGCGCGTGCTGCGCATCTGCGAGGCGCTGGTGGGACGTCAGGCGCGCGGTGTCGCCCGCACGCCGCAGGGCCAGAAGGTCCCCGTCACCGCCGTCCACTTCGACGTGCACAACGGCCGCATGGGCTGGCGCTTCGAGGGGCCGCTGCCCCAGGGCCCGTTCGTGCTGGAGGCCTTCGGCTACAGCAGCGTGGTCCACCTGGAGATCCACGACGCGCGCGAGGAGGCCGGCTGGGTGATGATGTCCGTGCCCACGGAGGTGGTGCGCTACCGCCACCGCTGGCTGCGCCGCGCCCCGCCCAGCAGCCCGTGCACGTTGTCCTTCGACCACCCGCTGTGGCCCCAGGTGCACGTGCGCCGGCCGGTGCTCGACCTGTCCTACGAGGGCCTGGCCTTCATGACGGAGCCGGGCGAGGACCTGCTCTATCCCGGGCTGCGCCAGCCGGTGCTCGAAGTGGCCATGGAGGGCATGGCGCCGGTGCGGCTGCGCGCGGAGGTGCGCAACATCTCCGGCACCGCGGTGGGCCGCCGGTGTGGCATGTCCGTGCGCCCCCTGGACGCCGAGGGCGCCCGTGCGTGGCGCGCGCTGGTGGAGGCGCAGATGCACCCGTCCACCCGCGTGGAGGGCGACTGGGGCGACGCCACGTGGAAGCTCTTCCAGGGCTCGGGCTACTTCGGGCTGCCGGGCAAGTCGCCCGAGGACTTCACCGAGGAGCGCCCCTGGTTCGACGCCACGCAGGAGCGGCTCGAGGGGCGCACGCGGCTGGGCTACCGGGTGGTGCGTCCGGCGGGTGAGTCGCTGGAGGCCACGCTCTCCGTGGTGAAGCCGTACGAGGGCACGTGGATGGCGCACCAGCTGGCGCGTCAGGCGATTCCCGGCCAGCGCTCCTCGGCGCGCGAGGCGCTGCGCGACATCTACCTGCGCGGCTACGAGCCCACGCAGGTGGACCCGGACGTGAAGTGGTTCATCGCCTACTGCGAGGCGAACGTGCGCTGGGTGCGCTTCACCAAGTTCGACTTCGCCAGCTGGTACGAGCACACCGGGCAGGCCAGCCTCACGCCCTTCCGCCTGATGGAGGCGGAGGTGGAGCGCGACTGGGACCACCCCGAGGACGTGGACGTCGCCGTGCCCACCGAGGCTGAGCAGGCGAGGTTCTTCCAGGAGGTCGAGCGCACCCGCCCCGTGGCGTACCGCGAGGCGCTGGACCTGGTGCCCGAGCGATTCGAGCTGTCGCGCGCGCGCACCAAGTGGGGCGAGGCGGGCCTGGGCCGAGAGCGCGAGCTGCGCGTGGCCCGCGTGGACGGCAAGGCCGTGGCCTTCGCGGTGATGGAGTCCGCGCAGCCGGGCCTCAACCTCTTCAACGTGCTGGACGGCGTGCGGCTGGTGACGCTCACCGACGATGCGCTGCCGGAGACGCAGCGGGCCCTGCTCGCGCTGCTGGCGCACGCCGCGGAGTGGTACCGCCCGCGCGGCCGCCGCGTCTTCGTGCACTACGTGGAGTCGGCGTGCGTGGAGTACGTCGAGCGCGCCGCCCTGGCCGACCTGGGCGAGGGCAAGCTGTGGATCATCTCCTCCGCGCTGCTGCCCGAGTTCCTCGAGCACCTGTGCGAGGCGACCACGCCCCGCGTCGCCTGA
- a CDS encoding YkgJ family cysteine cluster protein: MPLSTLCLRCGMCCDGSLFTHVSLQPDEASALERHGVPLSRREDGTQALAQHCGALEGRTCTVYSDRPASCRRYHCQLFAALAEKEVSLEEALGIVDQAHALRATLERELPDDSTLDAPRSVMQRARRAAQAHPARPLSQRAQDAYASTEAFLDKHFRGRFGRRG, encoded by the coding sequence ATGCCCCTGTCCACCCTCTGCCTTCGTTGCGGCATGTGCTGTGACGGGAGCCTCTTCACCCACGTCTCGCTCCAGCCCGACGAGGCCTCCGCGCTCGAGCGGCACGGTGTCCCCCTCTCGCGCCGCGAGGACGGCACCCAGGCGCTCGCCCAACACTGCGGCGCCCTGGAGGGCCGGACCTGCACCGTGTACTCGGACCGGCCCGCGAGCTGCCGCCGGTACCACTGCCAGCTCTTCGCCGCGCTCGCCGAGAAGGAGGTCTCCCTGGAGGAGGCGCTCGGCATCGTCGACCAGGCCCATGCGCTGAGGGCGACCTTGGAGCGCGAGCTGCCGGACGACTCGACCCTGGACGCACCTCGCTCGGTGATGCAGCGGGCGCGGCGCGCGGCCCAGGCCCACCCGGCCCGGCCTCTGTCCCAGCGTGCGCAGGATGCGTATGCGAGCACGGAGGCCTTCCTCGACAAGCACTTCCGGGGGCGCTTCGGCCGACGCGGGTGA
- a CDS encoding ribonuclease R family protein, translating to MDTPVSPRTVTGRIDVHPRGFGFLTVQAPGSREVLSAFIPPPDLNPLFSGDIVTGTVTAAADGRWTASHLSLVERPRTRVYGEVVSRKGALFLRIDREVGNADWVLDAGSTRVQHGDAVVASIAEGKVVLLYKVEPGEDRSLERIIARHGLSKDFSPQAIEDARLAREVPHAVGSRRDLRDVPTVTVDAPSTRDIDDAISVLPAGPDGALRLLVSIADVSERVKEGTVLDAEARERATSVYMAGRVLPMLPEALSSDWLSLVPGQERHCLTVELRIDPQGRVTAADVYESVIRSWARLNYDEVGAFLDRGEVSPPMEPVREVMPWFRLAAARLAVARGARGGMEFARDEARFTFDASTGAVSGLVSERPTSAHGMIERFMVAANEAIATWMLARGLPGVFRVHEQPDPERVADLNAFAEHSGFAAGFGRELTPLALSAFDRQIVGAAAEPALRSVLRRSLGPSRYTVKPGPHFGLAAPLYLHFTSPIRRYADLAVHRTLKGYLHGRRDYLDEDPTVESLATHINARARSANRAETDRHHVLEARWLAGHVGKEFSARIVRVKPFGLVAQLDGMLAEGMLPAEGLPGGPFRPDARELSLVGKERAFTVGMPVTVKVASTDEQLGRVELALVG from the coding sequence ATGGATACTCCTGTTTCTCCCCGCACCGTCACTGGCCGCATCGATGTCCACCCGCGAGGCTTCGGCTTCCTCACCGTGCAGGCCCCGGGCTCGCGCGAGGTGCTGTCCGCCTTCATCCCGCCCCCGGACCTCAACCCACTCTTCTCTGGCGACATCGTCACCGGCACCGTGACCGCCGCCGCGGACGGCCGCTGGACGGCGAGCCACCTGTCCCTGGTGGAGCGCCCCCGCACCCGCGTCTACGGCGAGGTCGTCTCACGCAAGGGCGCCCTGTTCCTGCGCATCGACCGCGAGGTGGGCAACGCCGACTGGGTGCTCGACGCAGGCTCCACCCGCGTGCAGCACGGCGACGCGGTGGTCGCCTCCATCGCCGAGGGCAAGGTCGTCCTGCTCTACAAGGTCGAGCCCGGCGAGGACCGCTCGCTCGAGCGCATCATCGCGCGTCATGGCCTGAGCAAGGACTTCTCCCCACAAGCCATCGAGGACGCGCGGCTCGCTCGCGAGGTGCCTCACGCCGTCGGCTCCCGCCGTGATTTGCGCGACGTGCCCACCGTCACCGTGGACGCGCCGTCCACGCGGGACATCGACGACGCCATCTCCGTGCTGCCCGCGGGGCCTGACGGCGCGCTGCGCCTGCTCGTCTCCATCGCGGATGTCAGTGAGCGCGTGAAGGAGGGCACCGTGCTCGACGCGGAGGCCCGTGAGCGCGCCACCAGCGTGTACATGGCGGGCCGCGTGCTGCCGATGCTGCCCGAGGCGCTGTCGTCGGACTGGCTGAGCCTGGTGCCGGGACAGGAGCGGCACTGCCTCACGGTGGAGCTGCGCATCGACCCGCAGGGCCGCGTGACGGCCGCGGACGTGTACGAGAGCGTCATCCGCTCCTGGGCGCGGCTCAACTACGACGAGGTCGGGGCCTTCCTCGACCGGGGCGAGGTCTCCCCACCGATGGAGCCCGTGCGCGAGGTCATGCCGTGGTTCCGACTGGCGGCCGCTCGACTCGCCGTGGCCCGTGGCGCGCGCGGCGGCATGGAGTTCGCGCGAGATGAAGCGCGGTTCACCTTCGACGCGTCCACCGGCGCGGTGTCGGGCCTCGTGTCCGAGCGGCCCACGTCCGCGCACGGCATGATTGAGCGCTTCATGGTCGCGGCGAACGAGGCCATCGCCACGTGGATGCTGGCGCGCGGCCTGCCCGGCGTCTTCCGCGTGCACGAGCAGCCCGACCCGGAGCGGGTCGCGGACCTGAACGCGTTCGCGGAGCACTCGGGCTTCGCCGCGGGCTTCGGGCGGGAGCTGACGCCGCTGGCCCTGTCCGCGTTCGACCGGCAGATTGTCGGTGCGGCCGCGGAGCCCGCGCTGCGCTCGGTGCTGCGCCGTTCGCTGGGCCCGTCGCGCTACACCGTGAAGCCGGGGCCGCACTTCGGCCTCGCCGCGCCCCTGTACCTGCACTTCACCTCGCCCATCCGCCGGTACGCGGACCTGGCGGTGCACCGCACGCTGAAGGGCTACCTGCACGGGCGCCGCGACTACCTGGACGAGGACCCGACGGTGGAGTCGCTCGCCACGCACATCAACGCGCGGGCGCGCTCGGCCAACCGCGCGGAGACGGACCGGCACCACGTGCTGGAGGCGCGGTGGCTGGCGGGCCACGTGGGCAAGGAGTTCTCCGCGCGCATCGTCCGCGTGAAGCCCTTCGGCCTGGTGGCGCAGCTCGACGGCATGCTCGCGGAGGGGATGCTCCCCGCGGAGGGACTGCCCGGAGGCCCGTTCCGTCCGGACGCTCGCGAGCTGTCGCTGGTGGGCAAGGAGCGCGCCTTCACCGTGGGCATGCCGGTGACGGTGAAGGTGGCCTCCACCGACGAGCAGCTCGGACGCGTGGAGCTGGCGCTCGTCGGCTAG
- a CDS encoding helix-turn-helix domain-containing protein, whose protein sequence is MKTELGIHLGMSARTARRNMGLTQAVVAERLGVAREVYARLERGHMLPSLHTLKGLCTVLRVPPHELLALDASIETPPGRKRPPPTPRIESAALVDLRKNLRGLSRSDLRLLNALAATLPATPPRRHAAPEPDIKNSLKSA, encoded by the coding sequence ATGAAGACCGAGCTTGGAATCCATCTGGGCATGTCCGCGCGCACGGCCCGGAGGAACATGGGACTGACACAGGCGGTGGTCGCCGAGCGGCTCGGCGTGGCCCGCGAGGTCTACGCGCGTCTGGAGCGCGGCCACATGCTCCCGAGCCTCCACACCCTCAAGGGCCTGTGCACCGTGCTGCGCGTGCCACCCCATGAGCTGCTCGCCCTGGACGCGAGCATCGAGACACCCCCGGGTCGCAAGCGCCCTCCACCCACCCCGCGCATCGAGTCCGCCGCCCTGGTGGACCTCCGCAAGAACCTGCGCGGCCTGTCCCGCTCCGACTTGCGCCTGCTCAACGCCCTCGCCGCCACCCTTCCCGCAACCCCTCCCCGCAGGCACGCCGCACCTGAACCCGACATCAAGAATTCGTTGAAATCGGCGTGA
- a CDS encoding serine/threonine-protein kinase yields MSGTTLPLAPDASRGRSLGKYEVLSRLSTGGMAEIFLASQRGLAGFRKLVVLKQILPDIRGEEEFIRMFLDEAKVTAAFNHPHIAQVFDLDIAEGELFLAMEFVPGATLVEVARACRQANHPIPMGFSLMAVRDTAVALHYAHTFTDPLGHPSPVIHRDVAEKNVMVTYEGVTKLLDFGIAKSLARASRTAVGMVKGTSGYMSPEQIMGDPLDARSDLFSLGVVLHELLTGMRLFYAKQAEAMMNAVLKCEVTPPSRTNKQIPPELDAIVLRALSKRREDRYATTLEFARALERAVGPLIWHPEQSSEVMRRLFADRREQTRQLLIAGPAGDVTGETNVAQMLAMGGNAPTAPDVPEPPTVNTTSGPPDAAPMPRRASGTMPTVKSSGPQSGAQATPRRVTTNALPATPPPPPPPDPEPPRKAVLRAPPQKKLVTRGAGQEPSRPPPPPPPSETLPSRPPDDETHTARTQPGRPALSTPGPARTPPPPPPAALTSSGSGSTRSPPSAPPSPGPARTPPPPPSRPSSGDDTTLRNESRPRSGRTMEAPRAQVPAPPPARNEETAMVRMTTLSSESGASRRPPAPRRRTQAQLPASTQAPDPNLEVTTKPARSFQESRRPPPLAEAEDNDSHVHTLNGVPAARSRVGLKVLATVLVLLAVGAVVVGLGLDGGVVSNRVRPLLGLAPRVTPLPPEQVKKPVPPPKAESAPTQNPLADKPVAPPADPVAPPASPEEEAVPEAPSETEVADTAAPVSEEEKSSPRAKSPRTPNKRAQPKDSAPLATGEPGFLTLSTEPQAQVFLGGQLLGETPLFKVNLPSGKHTLKLVDDEGRALKLTVEIKPGDTTSMRVPLEMLSRQ; encoded by the coding sequence ATGAGTGGGACGACGCTGCCGCTCGCGCCGGATGCCTCCAGGGGCCGGTCGCTGGGCAAGTACGAGGTGCTCAGCCGCCTGTCCACGGGCGGGATGGCGGAGATCTTCCTCGCGTCACAGCGTGGGCTCGCGGGCTTCCGCAAGCTGGTGGTGCTCAAGCAAATCCTGCCGGACATCCGGGGTGAGGAAGAGTTCATCCGGATGTTCCTGGACGAGGCGAAGGTCACCGCCGCGTTCAACCATCCGCACATCGCCCAGGTGTTCGACCTGGACATCGCCGAGGGTGAGCTGTTCCTGGCGATGGAGTTCGTGCCCGGGGCCACGCTGGTGGAGGTGGCGCGCGCGTGCCGGCAGGCCAACCACCCCATCCCCATGGGCTTCAGCCTGATGGCGGTGCGCGACACGGCCGTCGCCCTGCACTACGCGCACACCTTCACGGACCCGCTCGGCCACCCCTCGCCCGTCATCCACCGGGACGTGGCCGAGAAGAACGTCATGGTGACGTACGAGGGCGTCACCAAGCTGTTGGACTTCGGCATCGCCAAGAGCCTGGCGCGCGCCAGCCGCACCGCGGTGGGCATGGTGAAGGGCACCAGCGGCTACATGTCGCCCGAGCAGATCATGGGCGACCCGCTGGACGCGCGCAGTGACTTGTTCAGCCTGGGCGTGGTGCTGCACGAGCTGCTCACCGGCATGCGGCTGTTCTACGCCAAGCAGGCCGAGGCGATGATGAACGCGGTGCTGAAGTGCGAGGTGACGCCGCCCTCTCGCACCAACAAGCAGATACCGCCGGAGCTGGACGCCATCGTCCTGCGCGCGCTGTCGAAGCGGCGCGAGGACCGCTACGCCACCACGCTGGAGTTCGCCCGCGCCCTGGAGCGCGCGGTGGGCCCGCTCATCTGGCACCCCGAGCAGAGCAGCGAGGTGATGCGCCGCCTCTTCGCCGACCGGCGCGAGCAGACCCGTCAGCTCCTCATCGCCGGTCCCGCTGGCGACGTGACCGGAGAGACGAACGTCGCGCAGATGCTGGCCATGGGCGGTAACGCCCCCACCGCGCCCGACGTCCCCGAGCCTCCCACCGTCAACACCACCTCCGGCCCTCCGGACGCCGCGCCGATGCCGCGTCGGGCCTCGGGGACGATGCCGACGGTGAAGTCGTCCGGCCCGCAGTCCGGGGCCCAGGCCACGCCGCGCCGGGTCACCACCAACGCCCTGCCGGCGACGCCTCCACCACCGCCCCCGCCGGACCCGGAGCCTCCTCGCAAGGCCGTGCTCCGGGCGCCGCCCCAGAAGAAGCTGGTCACCCGGGGCGCCGGTCAGGAGCCCTCGCGTCCGCCGCCTCCGCCTCCTCCCTCGGAGACGCTGCCTTCCCGGCCGCCCGACGATGAGACGCACACGGCCCGCACCCAGCCAGGTCGCCCCGCGCTGTCGACCCCGGGCCCCGCGCGCACGCCACCGCCTCCTCCCCCGGCGGCGCTGACGTCCTCGGGCTCCGGCTCCACGCGCTCGCCTCCCTCGGCCCCGCCCTCCCCCGGCCCCGCGCGGACACCGCCTCCGCCCCCCTCGCGCCCCTCGAGCGGGGATGACACCACGCTGCGCAACGAGTCGCGTCCCCGCTCCGGCCGCACGATGGAGGCCCCACGCGCCCAGGTGCCCGCGCCGCCGCCCGCGCGGAACGAGGAGACGGCCATGGTCCGCATGACCACGCTCTCCTCGGAGTCGGGCGCGTCCCGCAGGCCCCCGGCCCCTCGTCGCAGGACCCAGGCCCAGCTCCCCGCGTCCACCCAGGCGCCGGACCCGAACCTGGAGGTCACCACCAAGCCCGCGCGCTCCTTCCAGGAGAGCCGCCGCCCTCCCCCGCTCGCGGAGGCCGAGGACAACGACTCCCATGTCCACACGCTGAACGGCGTCCCCGCCGCGCGCTCCCGGGTCGGCCTCAAGGTCCTGGCCACCGTGCTGGTACTGCTCGCGGTGGGGGCGGTCGTGGTGGGACTGGGGCTCGACGGTGGAGTCGTCTCCAATCGGGTGCGGCCCCTCCTGGGACTCGCGCCCCGCGTGACGCCGCTGCCTCCGGAGCAGGTGAAGAAGCCCGTCCCCCCGCCCAAGGCGGAGAGCGCCCCCACCCAGAACCCCCTCGCCGACAAGCCCGTGGCTCCGCCGGCGGACCCGGTGGCGCCCCCCGCCTCGCCGGAGGAAGAGGCCGTGCCCGAGGCTCCGTCCGAGACGGAGGTCGCGGACACCGCTGCCCCCGTGAGCGAGGAGGAGAAGTCCTCGCCGCGCGCCAAGTCCCCACGCACGCCCAACAAGCGGGCCCAGCCCAAGGACTCCGCTCCCCTGGCCACCGGCGAGCCGGGCTTCCTCACCCTGAGCACCGAGCCCCAGGCCCAGGTCTTCCTGGGCGGACAGCTCCTGGGCGAGACGCCGCTGTTCAAGGTGAACCTGCCCTCGGGCAAGCACACCCTGAAGCTGGTCGACGATGAGGGCAGGGCGCTCAAGCTGACGGTCGAAATCAAGCCCGGCGACACCACCTCCATGCGCGTGCCGCTGGAGATGTTGTCCCGTCAGTAG
- a CDS encoding head GIN domain-containing protein, producing MKTARMSLLVPLMMFAGTAAAGDAQTRDVSDFHSIEVGHGIKAELKVGPKSVRVEGPADLLSRLELEVEDGELATKVERQGIRDSFNGGKIRLFITVPRLEEVTVSGGGSVQGEVATSEDFSIEASGGASIDLRGIDTRKLDLEASGGGTVELKGRARQLDIEASGGAVVKAMRLEGLRNLDVEASGGAQVEADPSESLQVEASGGTTVKCVSRPNRTQVQASGGSRVIYSKD from the coding sequence ATGAAGACCGCCCGGATGTCCCTGCTCGTCCCCTTGATGATGTTCGCCGGAACCGCCGCCGCCGGGGACGCGCAGACGCGGGACGTCTCCGACTTCCACAGCATCGAGGTGGGCCACGGCATCAAGGCCGAGCTCAAGGTGGGCCCCAAGTCCGTCCGCGTCGAGGGCCCCGCGGACCTGCTGTCCCGCCTGGAGCTCGAGGTGGAGGACGGGGAGCTCGCCACGAAGGTGGAGCGCCAGGGCATCCGCGACTCGTTCAACGGCGGCAAGATTCGCCTCTTCATCACCGTGCCCCGGCTGGAGGAGGTCACCGTCAGCGGCGGCGGCTCGGTCCAGGGTGAGGTGGCCACCTCCGAGGACTTCTCCATCGAGGCCAGCGGCGGCGCCTCCATCGACCTGCGGGGTATCGACACGCGGAAGCTGGACCTGGAGGCCAGCGGCGGGGGCACCGTCGAGCTGAAGGGGCGCGCGCGGCAGCTGGACATCGAGGCCAGCGGCGGGGCCGTGGTCAAGGCGATGAGGCTCGAGGGCCTGAGGAACCTGGACGTGGAGGCCAGCGGCGGCGCGCAGGTGGAGGCCGACCCCTCGGAGAGCCTGCAGGTGGAGGCCAGCGGCGGCACCACCGTGAAGTGCGTCTCCCGTCCCAACCGCACCCAGGTGCAGGCCAGCGGCGGCAGCCGCGTCATCTACTCGAAGGACTGA
- a CDS encoding tetratricopeptide repeat protein — protein sequence MTDPIPPPSSQGTSGRKAAVWSGVGLVVALAAGGALYVRSARAPGHAQDGHGPHDGHAHPEAAAPKRTRAVKPTASQEVLRHTDRAARAAASGDTKKARESLGEALMLAPKYAPALLVHACLALQEGNDSEAAEALERLEAEAPGSTEVALLQAMRERRRAPDAGTWQQAFRDAWLKLGRPDFRQSELLPGATPLPPDPAQVDWEKAAWARATSDDTRLRLALAARKLEAEQALFLLNQVPRLEDPDLYVAVRDALRGEALPESEYARARTVFREKLEALARAHPRSMQLQLLLLLGDTESGSELTPVEIDALEKLATLPAWRETSFHDGYVRTRELLREAGVPDASAMAMAVSKRVLGERGTWILRTRNVGTRGSLPPEGLKRLGRITRDIGASLVRQTTVVERMAGLQLVRGGAQDLGDDAGRVLAINQVEALEQAMTTFNQTAMERWPVAALTEELLVELTRDEVGYLQGFAAKAPAGTAKARP from the coding sequence ATGACGGACCCGATTCCTCCTCCTTCCTCGCAGGGCACCTCCGGACGCAAGGCCGCGGTGTGGAGTGGCGTGGGGCTGGTGGTGGCGCTGGCCGCGGGAGGCGCCCTCTATGTCCGGAGCGCCCGCGCGCCGGGCCACGCGCAGGACGGACACGGGCCGCATGACGGGCACGCGCACCCGGAGGCCGCCGCGCCGAAGCGCACGCGCGCCGTGAAGCCCACCGCGTCCCAGGAGGTCCTCCGCCACACGGACCGGGCCGCGCGCGCCGCCGCCAGCGGTGACACGAAGAAGGCCCGCGAGTCGCTCGGCGAGGCGCTGATGCTCGCCCCCAAGTACGCGCCCGCGCTGCTGGTGCACGCGTGTCTGGCGCTGCAGGAGGGCAACGACTCAGAGGCCGCCGAAGCCCTGGAGCGCCTGGAGGCCGAGGCCCCGGGCAGCACGGAGGTGGCGCTGCTCCAGGCGATGCGTGAGCGACGGCGCGCGCCCGACGCGGGCACCTGGCAGCAGGCCTTCCGCGACGCGTGGCTGAAGCTGGGCCGCCCCGACTTCCGTCAGAGTGAGTTGTTGCCGGGCGCCACGCCCCTGCCGCCGGACCCCGCCCAGGTGGACTGGGAGAAGGCCGCGTGGGCGCGCGCCACGTCCGACGACACCCGGCTGAGGCTGGCCCTGGCCGCGCGCAAGCTGGAGGCGGAGCAGGCCCTGTTCCTCTTGAACCAGGTGCCCCGGCTGGAGGACCCGGACCTCTACGTGGCGGTGCGGGACGCGCTGCGCGGCGAGGCGCTGCCGGAGTCCGAGTACGCGCGGGCGCGCACCGTCTTCCGCGAGAAGCTGGAGGCGCTGGCCCGGGCGCACCCGCGCTCGATGCAGCTCCAGTTGCTGCTGCTGCTGGGTGACACGGAGTCCGGCAGCGAGCTGACGCCCGTGGAGATCGACGCGCTGGAGAAGCTGGCCACGCTGCCGGCCTGGCGGGAGACGTCCTTCCACGACGGCTACGTGCGCACGCGCGAGCTGTTGCGCGAGGCGGGGGTGCCCGACGCCAGCGCGATGGCGATGGCGGTGTCCAAGCGGGTGCTGGGGGAGCGGGGCACGTGGATTCTGCGCACGCGCAACGTGGGCACGCGGGGCTCGCTCCCGCCCGAGGGGTTGAAGCGCCTGGGCCGCATCACCCGGGACATCGGCGCGAGCCTGGTGCGGCAGACGACGGTGGTGGAGCGGATGGCGGGCCTCCAGCTGGTGCGCGGCGGGGCGCAGGACCTGGGGGACGACGCGGGCCGGGTGCTGGCCATCAACCAGGTCGAGGCGCTGGAGCAGGCGATGACCACGTTCAACCAGACGGCGATGGAGCGCTGGCCGGTGGCGGCGTTGACGGAGGAGCTGCTCGTGGAGCTCACCCGCGACGAGGTGGGCTATCTGCAGGGCTTCGCGGCGAAGGCGCCCGCGGGCACGGCGAAGGCGAGGCCGTAG
- a CDS encoding SRPBCC family protein gives MALATALHWGVGMHVAFYLLLVIGLLGAFDVVYFHHWRGRLHERAECQREVFWHTARHLIYALQFLWVPHVRFQGWALGALVVLYAVDVGVAFADVWEEKDSRAPQGGLPRGEYFAHVVLSVLVGLYLMATFQAVWGDRLLPSGVRWEPADVPVALRALMTVMGVTALITFTRDAARWWGMRRAAAVPTRRHPLQRIVAEVLIPAPVEVVWERTQEPKLHVAWDVRFTSIRYLPEQDARGFHGMDYRTRLGFGLEIVGWGRYLANTPNVRSTFEFGSEDWRSPILRGRGVWLYERRPEGTFFKTVFDYQTRHGVLGEVLDAVLFRPIMRLGTEWGFETLRRWCAGDELATKRGRSRWRFALFVLARMLGRQPAPGAARSWLGGGTPGAAPASGARLVEVSP, from the coding sequence GTGGCACTGGCCACGGCGTTGCACTGGGGCGTGGGCATGCACGTCGCCTTCTACCTGCTGCTGGTCATCGGATTGTTGGGAGCCTTCGACGTCGTCTACTTCCACCACTGGCGTGGCCGGCTGCATGAGCGCGCCGAGTGCCAGCGCGAGGTCTTCTGGCACACGGCGCGGCACCTCATCTACGCGCTGCAGTTCCTCTGGGTGCCGCACGTGCGCTTCCAGGGGTGGGCGTTGGGGGCGCTCGTCGTGCTGTACGCGGTGGATGTCGGGGTCGCCTTCGCGGACGTCTGGGAGGAGAAGGACAGCCGCGCGCCGCAGGGGGGATTGCCTCGGGGCGAGTACTTCGCGCACGTGGTGTTGAGCGTGCTGGTGGGGCTGTACCTCATGGCCACGTTCCAGGCGGTGTGGGGGGACCGGCTCTTGCCCTCGGGGGTGCGGTGGGAGCCCGCCGACGTGCCGGTGGCGCTGCGCGCGCTGATGACGGTGATGGGGGTGACGGCGCTCATCACCTTCACGCGGGACGCGGCCCGGTGGTGGGGGATGCGTCGCGCGGCGGCGGTGCCAACGCGCCGACATCCGCTCCAAAGGATTGTCGCGGAGGTGCTCATCCCCGCGCCGGTGGAGGTGGTGTGGGAGCGGACGCAGGAGCCCAAGCTGCATGTGGCCTGGGACGTGCGGTTCACGTCCATCCGGTATCTGCCGGAGCAGGACGCTCGGGGGTTCCACGGGATGGACTACCGGACGCGCCTGGGCTTCGGGCTCGAAATCGTGGGGTGGGGGCGCTACCTGGCGAACACGCCGAACGTGCGCTCAACGTTCGAGTTCGGCTCGGAGGACTGGCGCAGCCCCATCCTGCGGGGGCGCGGGGTGTGGCTGTATGAGCGGCGCCCCGAGGGGACGTTCTTCAAGACGGTGTTCGACTACCAGACGCGGCACGGGGTGCTGGGGGAGGTGCTCGATGCGGTGCTCTTCCGTCCCATCATGCGGCTGGGGACGGAGTGGGGGTTCGAGACGCTGCGGCGGTGGTGCGCGGGGGATGAGCTTGCCACGAAGCGGGGGCGCTCGCGGTGGCGGTTCGCCCTGTTCGTGCTCGCGCGGATGCTGGGCAGGCAGCCTGCGCCAGGCGCGGCGCGAAGCTGGCTCGGGGGAGGGACGCCGGGCGCGGCGCCGGCTTCGGGGGCGAGGCTCGTGGAGGTGTCGCCGTGA